The genomic window ccaAAGTGGTGCATTcagaggagggaatatatatgctCTGGGGGCCGGGATTCAGGTGCAGGTGCCTTGGAGACTGACAAGAGAGAAACATTCCTTAGTGGGAATGTTAAGTGTTGATACCTCCAGGTACTGTGGAAACCTTAATGTTAGGGGTTCGGGGTGAGGAGTTAGGACTACTCTATTAAGGGAGTAGTGGTACTGTTCGATAGATCATGGTGCTGTCAGGTTATGAGCCAAGTTATGAGCTACGAATCTCTGATAGCTACCCTGCTCAACAGAGCCTAGTCTTGTCAAGCTGTGAACTATGAGTCTCTATTTTCTGGCTACTACACATGAAGCCTGCAGTGCCCAAGTTTCCACCTCTTCtctcagaggaggaggagggacatGGGaaccaggcaggggagggagaaaagcaaAGGAGTGACCTGAGCTCTCTACACAGTGGCAGGGGTAAGCTGAGGGGTGGGGAGGCACAAtgcagagggagaagaggagcaaCCCAGGACAGGGAGGGCCTTGTGTGGTCACAATGAGatctctgtatgccatctttggcatatgtgccataggttcaccatcacagttcTAGATATTTTAAGCTGGTAAGAACAGGATGTCTTTGAGAATATGAGTTTACCAATTCACATGGAAAGTAAACCGCTGAAACTCCCACactcacatatataaaatgtttccatcttagaaatatGCAGAGTTTATATATCCTATGCAATTCCattgattttaagaaaataataactttgtGTGCTGACTGGTCTTATAGAGAATTGCTGAAACTCAGAGAAATAACAATGAGGTGAAACACATTGGGCATTGACATGAAGTGAGGCACACTAGTGTTGATatcaaatataaacaaataacactgtatttttattgcttttaaaaataacacgTCACACCATCATTTCAACAAGTTCAAATTAATAGAAAGACATGTTCACTGTCATTTTATTTAGATCTCATTCATTGTCTAATAGTAATTAGCATCTGTCTTCTGACTATTGCTGGTGTTGGTAATTAGCAATTAAGTGGTCCTCCCTTTATTAAAAAGTGAAGTAGAGAAGAAAGGGCAAACAGGCCCTTGAAAAGCTGAATTTCGTAAACTAAAGATAGTCCATCTACCTCTGACATGATAAAATGAAACATAGCCTTCTTCATAGTTAAGTAAAATGCCTACCTTTGGTGTAGTgtccataaaaaagaaatttgatggAATCCAGGTAAGTAATTTTTCGCTATCTTTAGAGGCTAACATAGCTCTTACATTCTCGAATAATATGGAGACATTCCCATTTTTGATGATTGAATCTTCACAAATTCCTACTACCCAATCTTCCTGACCTTCCACATCTACTTCCCAGTAGTGTGTTCCACTGGTAAAGGTCTGAGCCCCCAACACAGTAACAAAATACTCTTCTTGGTCAGGCTGGTCttctaaattaaaatgaaacttttttaaatccttaaaatCTTGAGGCACAGTAagatgaaaactgcctatttcaGGATCCAGTGATATATCCgctatagaaaaaaatagaaatggaataatTAGCATTGGATTACAGATGTTTGAGGTTAAAAGAAATCCAATCACCCCACCCAAAATACAATTCCTAGATCCTCAACAATGTCAAACTTTGGGACACTAAAATCCATTTGGATTATATAAGAACTCTTGAGAGGACTGTCCTGTCTTTGCCTCTGAAAGTTATGGGGGAAAGTATCTTAGTTTTCTAATACCTTGGtttcctaatatttaaaatgaagttgaaatacaatgaaataaatataaggttCATTTTAAAAACCAATCATCTATGTTTTAAGGTAGTCATTAatattggagaatgactttttaATTAAGGAGTATCTATGTTTGAGTAGAAAGTCATGCCTTGGAAGAGATGTAGTATCTCTGAAAGGAATTTTTGTATTGGGATGATCATTGATGATAGTATGTGCTAACACAGTTGGGAAATATAAACATTGGGACCTTGCTAAAGGGACATTTTTTTACAAACCGCTTTTTACAAAAAACAGCTAAAGGAGTGATTCactattttcagttcttccagagatccctgtcctcaaagagcttattgGAAGTTACTTGAGAACTACATAGATACCTAATCAAGATAGTGCATTAAACACAttaaaaagttacaaaatttGGATggtaggaaagaggaagagaagaacatTTCTAAGAAGGAGGTagatatggaaggaaaaaagggaagaaagtgagagagagaggatgggtcagagaaagggagaaaaggatgcAGGGAGTCAGTGATGAACTTGATGATTACTTGAAAATCCCTGAAATCCAGTTGCAGACAAGTAGATAGAGAATGCTGACAAGGAAAGAAGGCATCTTTGGGTGTGGACTTTGGACATTTGAATGACCTGATGACATCTGAGTAAGATCCAAGGTTCATCATCAATTCCCAAGAAGAACTACTTGGAACAGGAACAAATTAGATAAACAAAGCACATTTAGGAACCTTTTATAGAAGTTCCATTACTATGCCATGTTGAGAGATGGAATATTGCTGGCAGGTGAAAGAGCATATGAAACTGGAACAAGACTCAGCACAGCCTGACCAATAGGAAAGCAataggatacttttttt from Gracilinanus agilis isolate LMUSP501 unplaced genomic scaffold, AgileGrace unplaced_scaffold57252, whole genome shotgun sequence includes these protein-coding regions:
- the LOC123256234 gene encoding probable E3 ubiquitin-protein ligase TRIML1; the protein is DISLDPEIGSFHLTVPQDFKDLKKFHFNLEDQPDQEEYFVTVLGAQTFTSGTHYWEVDVEGQEDWVVGICEDSIIKNGNVSILFENVRAMLASKDSEKLLTWIPSNFFFMDTTPKVGILLNYEEGYVSFYHVRGRWTIFSLRNSAFQGPVCPFFSTSLFNKGRTT